The following proteins come from a genomic window of Oncorhynchus masou masou isolate Uvic2021 unplaced genomic scaffold, UVic_Omas_1.1 unplaced_scaffold_869, whole genome shotgun sequence:
- the LOC135537896 gene encoding cyclic nucleotide-gated cation channel beta-1-like, which produces MYKSAKRGLRNFLSPKEHVEILSLKRGNSVSGTHTHRRKQSDCLQSRLPITQHFGKSRPRRPVNKQGCLLDDENTQENRDTWEEDWQDSAVSGPVADPELQEEEGGDSGMCDPEEMDLLGEIFDTLSARSSHDRGLLYGTRSLDLFGPDTTDYIRQRGLATPSQESLGVSIGGSGSLHSWNQEDGLHYMGEGPEQTDDSDWLGEGQALSEEASQTPQGRREDRRREEEWREEGRREDGRREKEWREEGRREEGMEKGLVEAEELKERIEVGMERWNVLMQGGQDDQQMEERKRDEDFTMEPKIQSECVGEKGKGKEVEGEKEREKMQNDRGKDQQEEENQGQERGPKTPGELPRNRGPRSGAESRAGAVEDNQGEGDRLTPKTTAFPGPENGTATHASKQPLGQLEREEKGEEIEVGPTPLSPSVLSAVALFQSPASVQTLHGKAQTRGSPKPSNTPRTWDTIQKSCPQEPNNTQVSPNDKAGPGIATPVLTMPINNQSEPGGNTTAQEDPPPVKVSELKKRFEA; this is translated from the exons ATGTACAAGTCG GCCAAACGTGGCTTGAGGAACTTTCTATCACCCAAg GAGCACGTTGAGATTCTCTCCCTTAAGAGAGGCAACTCCGTgtccggaacacacacacaccgccgcAAACAATCAGATTGCCTTCAGAGCCGTTTACCAATCACACAACACTTTGGGAAG TCTCGGCCCCGTCGTCCAGTTAACAAACAAGGCTGTCTCCTTGACGACGAGAACACACAAGAGAACAGAGACACCTGGGAGGAAGACTGGCAGGAcag TGCTGTCTCAGGCCCCGTGGCAGACCCAGAgctccaggaggaggaggggggagactCAGGTATGTGTGACCCAGAGGAGATGGACCTCCTGGGGGAGATCTTTGACACGCTGAGCGCCCGGAGCTCCCATGACCGCGGCCTGCTCTACGGGACACGAAGTCTAGACCTGTTTGGACCTGATACTACTGACTACATCAGACAG AGGGGCCTGGCCACTCCCAGTCAGGAAAGTCTAGGCGTGTCCATCGGTGGGAGTGGCAGTCTGCACAGCTGGAACCAGGAGGACGGGCTACATTACATGGGGGAGGGACCAGAACAAACCGATGATTCTGATTGGCTAGGAGAGGGACAGGCGTTGTCAGAGGAAGCATCACAAACACCtcaagggagaagagaggacaggaggagagaggaggagtggagagaggagggaaggagagaggacgggaggagagagaaggagtggagagaggagggaaggagagaggaagggatggaaaaGGGGTTGGTGGAGGCAGAGGAGCTTaaagagaggatagaggtggggatggagagatggaatgTTCTGATGCAAGGAGGGCAGGATGATCaacagatggaggagaggaagagggatgaaGACTTCACTATGGAGCCAAAGATTCAGTCTGAATGTGTGGGtgagaaggggaaggggaaagaagtggagggagagaaagagagagagaagatgcagAATGACAGAGGGAAAGACCAACAAGAAGAGGAGAACCAGGGGCAGGAGAGAGGCCCCAAGACACCAGGAGAATTACCCAGGAACAGAGGCCCAAGGTCGGGTGCTGAGTCTAGGGCCGGGGCAGTGGAGGACAACCAGGGAGAAGGGGACAGACTCACCCCCAAAACCACTGCTTTTCCTGGGCCTGAGAACGGCACAGCAACCCATGCTTCTAAACAACCCCTGGGTCAGCTAGAAAGAGAAGAAAAGGGGGAGGAAATAGAGGTGGGACCCACACCCCTTTCTcccagtgtgctgtctgctgtagcACTGTTCCAGTCACCGGCCTCCGTGCAAACCCTCCATGGGAAGGCCCAGACCAGGGGCTCGCCTAAACCCAGTAACACACCTCGGACCTGGGACACTATACAGAAGAGCTGCCCTCAGGAACCCAACAACACCCAGGTCTCACCGAATGACAAAGCTGGACCTGGCATAGCCACCCCTGTCCTGACTATGCCTATAAATAACCAATCAGAACCAGGGGGGAACACCACAGCGCAGGAAGACCCGCCCCCTGTCAAGGTGTCTGAGCTGAAGAAGAGATTTGAAGCCTGA